The following are from one region of the Leptospira neocaledonica genome:
- a CDS encoding YceI family protein — MKTKLYLIPSLLVLLTFGGLQAGNFKLDNAHTGVGFKIKHLTISNVSGSFKDFSGKFAYDEATSTLSDLDVTIKAASINTNDEKRDGHLKGKDFFNVDDHPSLTFKAKKATVKKGGVSKIQGELTIKGVTKPVTLEVKFSGSAKDPWGNTHLGFEAETKIKRADFDIAWNKPLEKGGLLIGEEVSIRIEGEAIPE, encoded by the coding sequence GTGAAAACGAAACTTTACCTGATCCCTAGCCTTCTGGTGCTTCTAACTTTCGGTGGACTACAAGCCGGAAATTTCAAATTAGATAACGCTCATACCGGAGTTGGCTTCAAGATCAAACACCTTACCATTTCCAATGTATCCGGAAGTTTTAAAGACTTCAGCGGAAAATTCGCTTACGACGAAGCTACCAGCACTCTTAGCGATCTGGACGTAACTATCAAAGCTGCTTCCATTAACACTAACGACGAAAAAAGAGACGGACACCTAAAAGGAAAAGATTTTTTCAATGTAGATGATCACCCTTCTCTTACATTTAAAGCAAAAAAAGCCACTGTTAAAAAAGGTGGAGTTTCCAAGATCCAAGGAGAATTGACTATCAAAGGAGTGACAAAACCGGTTACTTTAGAAGTTAAATTTTCCGGTTCTGCAAAAGACCCGTGGGGAAACACTCACCTAGGTTTCGAAGCAGAAACTAAAATTAAAAGAGCTGATTTCGACATCGCTTGGAACAAACCTTTGGAAAAAGGCGGACTCTTGATCGGAGAAGAAGTTTCTATCCGTATCGAAGGCGAAGCAATTCCAGAATAA
- a CDS encoding glycosyltransferase family 2 protein gives MKLSIVIPCYNEKQTIKNILETVKKVPYKDKEIILVDDFSTDGTRELLKTAPFKKLVDQLIFHEKNQGKGAALRTGFKAAKGDIVIVQDADLEYDPFEIPDVIDPIYKGKADVVFGSRFMGGRAHRVVYYWHRLGNLFLTTLSNMFTNINLTDMETCYKAFRREVIQGIDIKENRFGFEPEITAKIAKIPDIRVYEVGISYYGRTYAEGKKIGWKDGFRAIYCILRYNLFS, from the coding sequence ATGAAACTTTCTATCGTAATTCCCTGTTATAACGAAAAACAGACCATCAAAAACATTTTAGAAACCGTAAAGAAGGTCCCTTACAAGGATAAGGAAATCATCCTTGTGGACGATTTTTCGACCGACGGAACAAGAGAACTTCTCAAAACTGCTCCTTTTAAAAAGTTGGTGGACCAACTTATTTTCCACGAGAAAAACCAAGGAAAAGGCGCCGCACTCCGTACAGGATTTAAAGCCGCCAAAGGTGATATAGTCATCGTACAAGATGCAGACCTGGAATATGATCCGTTCGAAATTCCAGACGTGATCGATCCGATTTACAAAGGAAAAGCGGACGTTGTTTTCGGAAGCAGATTTATGGGAGGAAGAGCCCATAGAGTCGTTTATTACTGGCATAGACTTGGAAATCTTTTCCTCACTACTCTTTCCAATATGTTCACGAACATTAATCTGACTGATATGGAAACTTGTTACAAGGCATTCCGCAGAGAAGTGATCCAAGGTATCGATATTAAAGAGAATCGTTTCGGATTCGAACCTGAAATCACTGCTAAGATAGCAAAAATTCCGGACATTCGTGTTTACGAAGTAGGGATATCCTATTACGGACGCACTTATGCGGAAGGCAAAAAGATAGGTTGGAAAGATGGATTTAGAGCCATCTATTGTATTTTGAGATACAATCTATTTTCTTAA
- a CDS encoding LIC_10450 family protein translates to MISRQAQDYIIVNSIDEIDPNKLSLAQLGTKYLDRNGNRYAVRFNKESRKAEIIRITLQKASEAEANKPKLGRVNPKSSSNPLDLQKLSNLLKSTKHPSADWIENLAEKTKHTKPSSANTEKPAYIPNPQKELDITPSEGPDLSARMNSVQNDIFDLSKVDLNISDAGLSSNVGKEDVPVFIENIEAGSNRETKYIEDSVQQFQKIKERIESVLNNIRNSKIFEATGDPSENKNIVGNLAREFDIEFFQKLEKILNYHKELTSYPRSITYYVAKYESHRKQALQSKTSDIEKLKLVIRWEMQELLLDLTRKVKKMVLNALNVLNTKNENHLKQVAYNQQQMYKDARSALLYCSEDIGALLISLQKWADSEG, encoded by the coding sequence ATGATATCTAGGCAGGCTCAAGATTATATTATAGTAAATTCGATCGATGAGATCGATCCGAATAAACTTTCTTTAGCCCAATTAGGTACCAAATATCTGGATCGAAACGGAAATCGTTATGCTGTTCGTTTCAATAAAGAAAGTAGAAAGGCAGAAATCATCCGCATCACTCTTCAAAAAGCTTCCGAAGCCGAAGCGAATAAACCTAAATTAGGAAGAGTTAATCCTAAGTCATCGTCCAATCCTTTAGATCTACAGAAATTATCCAATCTTCTTAAAAGTACAAAACATCCTAGCGCTGATTGGATAGAGAATCTTGCCGAAAAAACAAAACATACTAAGCCTAGTTCGGCAAATACGGAAAAACCCGCTTATATTCCAAATCCTCAGAAAGAATTAGACATCACTCCATCTGAAGGCCCGGATCTTTCCGCAAGAATGAATTCCGTCCAAAACGATATATTCGATCTTTCCAAAGTGGATCTGAATATTTCAGACGCAGGACTTTCTTCGAATGTAGGAAAAGAAGATGTTCCGGTTTTTATAGAAAATATAGAAGCAGGCTCCAACAGAGAAACGAAATATATCGAAGATAGCGTTCAACAATTCCAAAAGATCAAGGAAAGGATCGAATCCGTACTGAACAATATCAGAAATTCTAAAATATTCGAAGCTACTGGAGATCCTTCCGAGAACAAAAATATAGTGGGAAATCTCGCAAGAGAATTCGATATCGAATTCTTCCAAAAGCTGGAAAAGATATTAAACTATCATAAAGAGCTGACTTCTTATCCTAGATCCATTACTTATTATGTGGCAAAGTACGAATCCCATCGTAAGCAGGCATTACAGTCCAAAACTTCCGATATAGAAAAATTAAAACTAGTGATCCGCTGGGAAATGCAGGAACTTCTTTTAGATCTGACCAGAAAAGTCAAAAAAATGGTCCTGAATGCCTTAAACGTTCTGAATACTAAAAACGAGAACCATCTAAAACAAGTAGCTTATAACCAACAACAGATGTATAAGGATGCCAGAAGCGCCTTATTATATTGTTCGGAAGATATAGGAGCACTACTTATCTCCTTGCAAAAATGGGCCGATAGCGAAGGATAG
- the rpsT gene encoding 30S ribosomal protein S20: protein MANIKSSEKDIRRTKRRNAANSQNRNRLRTQAKKILKALQDGEKDSLKPLFSQYASLLDKAAKTNLIHSRNADRKKSRMALRINQAATA, encoded by the coding sequence TTGGCGAATATTAAATCTTCAGAAAAAGATATCCGTAGAACGAAACGCAGGAATGCGGCGAATTCTCAAAACAGGAATCGCCTTAGGACCCAAGCTAAAAAGATCCTAAAAGCGCTCCAAGACGGAGAGAAAGACTCCTTAAAACCTTTGTTCAGTCAATATGCTTCTCTTTTGGACAAAGCTGCGAAAACCAACCTGATCCACTCTAGAAATGCGGACCGCAAAAAGAGTCGGATGGCATTGCGTATCAATCAGGCTGCAACCGCATAA
- the glmM gene encoding phosphoglucosamine mutase: MALNHQKPVFQHPDLMVSVSGIRGIIPTGLSPDVIFHSLMAFGSRLKGNSVVIGRDSRPSGAYIENIAIGIMLAMGKNVIRLGIVPTPTVKAVVAQSGAAGGIMISASHNPVIWNAFKFIGPGGFFTNAQDLEGLLDLVRKEDYKPFQFKPNTDVEDGTDRIQAHIDSVLARVNVSAIKRKKFTVFLDAVNGGGSFVLPELLSRLGCKVILQHCTPDGTFPRPPEPTPDALKQSSRLIKKSKADIGFALDPDADRLVVLSPKKGAISEELTLPLSFMSYLVSNSVPKKASITVNLSTSFVNDWVADSVGIPTYRSKVGEANVVAEMIHRKSVFGGEGNGGVIDPAIPSFGRDSLSGVAHILNLLALKGEDAETVIGSLPAVHMRKIAYKIAGQKTEQIYSKFRSAFSEYKEDSRDGLRLANQDSWIHIRPSNTEPILRLIGEARTKKDLESLLNKAGKIMENS; the protein is encoded by the coding sequence ATGGCTCTAAATCATCAAAAACCGGTCTTCCAACACCCGGATTTGATGGTCTCCGTGTCCGGAATCCGGGGAATCATTCCCACCGGATTAAGCCCCGATGTAATTTTCCATTCTCTTATGGCCTTTGGGTCCAGACTCAAAGGAAATTCAGTCGTTATAGGAAGAGATTCTCGTCCTAGCGGTGCTTATATAGAAAATATCGCGATCGGGATCATGCTTGCGATGGGCAAAAATGTGATCCGTTTGGGGATTGTTCCCACTCCTACCGTAAAAGCAGTGGTGGCTCAATCAGGAGCCGCAGGCGGGATCATGATTTCCGCTTCTCATAATCCAGTGATCTGGAATGCATTTAAGTTCATTGGACCTGGCGGATTTTTTACCAACGCCCAAGATTTAGAAGGTCTTTTAGATCTGGTCCGAAAAGAAGATTATAAACCTTTCCAATTCAAACCGAATACGGATGTAGAAGATGGAACCGATAGGATCCAGGCTCATATCGACTCTGTTTTGGCCCGAGTGAATGTATCTGCGATCAAACGTAAAAAATTTACTGTATTTTTAGATGCGGTCAACGGTGGGGGAAGCTTCGTTTTACCGGAATTGTTAAGTCGCTTGGGTTGTAAGGTGATTTTGCAACATTGTACTCCCGATGGAACATTTCCTCGTCCTCCTGAACCTACTCCCGATGCGCTCAAACAATCTTCTCGGCTGATTAAAAAATCCAAGGCGGATATTGGTTTCGCCCTGGATCCTGACGCGGATAGACTTGTGGTCTTATCTCCTAAAAAGGGAGCGATCTCCGAAGAATTAACACTTCCTCTCAGCTTCATGTCCTATCTCGTTTCTAATTCAGTTCCGAAGAAGGCATCCATCACTGTGAATCTTTCTACTAGTTTTGTGAACGATTGGGTCGCGGACTCTGTTGGAATTCCGACTTATCGATCTAAGGTGGGAGAAGCCAATGTTGTGGCAGAAATGATACACCGTAAGTCTGTTTTTGGCGGAGAAGGGAACGGAGGAGTAATCGATCCGGCAATTCCTTCTTTTGGAAGGGATTCTCTTTCCGGGGTGGCTCATATACTGAATCTGCTTGCCCTAAAGGGGGAAGATGCTGAAACTGTGATAGGTAGTCTTCCTGCGGTCCATATGCGCAAGATCGCCTACAAGATCGCGGGTCAGAAGACGGAGCAGATTTATTCTAAGTTTCGCAGCGCCTTCTCCGAATATAAAGAAGATTCGAGAGACGGTTTACGTTTAGCGAATCAGGACTCTTGGATACATATTCGACCTTCGAATACCGAGCCGATCCTCCGGTTGATTGGAGAGGCCAGAACCAAAAAGGATCTGGAATCCCTTTTAAATAAAGCCGGAAAGATCATGGAGAATTCATAA